One Zingiber officinale cultivar Zhangliang chromosome 10B, Zo_v1.1, whole genome shotgun sequence genomic window, GTTTACACATGCTCAATCATTCAAATATATTATGTGCTTTGGTAGTTGCATAAGCCAAATATAATTTACCTGAACAACGATCTTACTGCTGTTTCCTATGGAGGATAGATACTGTGTTTATTTACTGAAATTGAAAATATCTAGTTTAGTTTGTGCCTCTTGCCCAGATTTATTGAACTAGGCCCCACCAGTATAATCCCAGCTCATTCAGGATGCAAGAAAAACCCCCACCAGTATAATCCCAGCTCATTCAGGATGCAAGAAAAAGCCCCCACTGGTATATTGAACTATCAAAACAATTACAACAGAGAAGTTTAAGAGAAGAGAGAAACCCCAAGAAAGACTAGATGAATACCTAGAAAAAATTACTTATAGGACCTCGCTGATTGTAGGTGAGAAGTACATGCTAATAATATCAGCTAGAAAAGTAGATTCTACATGAAAGTGAAGAGTAGACACAAAAATTAAGTAAACCTAGCAATGAAGAAAGGACAAGTATGTTCTAATCACAGAATTCAAAAATTGATATCTAAGTGGTTTGTCaatcaaataatatgatgcaGAATTGTAAACGCTCACCTATTCCGATGTGAATTTCCATGTGTCAACATTTTCCTTAGCAACCCTGTTTGAAACAAATTAGCACCAATAAAAAAAGTCACGCATTTAATCAAGTAAAATATGTTCAAAAACACAAAATATGCAAAAAATAAGATTCATACATAACAATTTCAATCACAACCATCACCTTCACCTTCACCTTCACCTCTTGGTGCTCTTGTACCAAgcttgattacagaatttacaacATTTGCATCttcatcatctccccaatatagcaTACAATCATCTCTggaaacatcaattctttccatCGGAAGACCTAAGTCTTTCATAAGTTTTTTCATACTACAAAAATCATTGGGCATTATGTGATCACGCGGCAATGCCTCTCCAAAAACTTGAACAATAGCATTAAAACAATCTTCAGACACATTATGTTTTGCTTTTATATTCAACAGCTTTATGGTAAAAGATAATTTAGTGTGACTTGTACAACCAGCCCACAAAGGCTTATTTGCAGCACTCAACACTTCTTGAAATTGGAGATATGGTGCATTATTTGCATTTTCATCGATAGCCGGTGGCGTTACCTCCTCTAATGGTGATGCATAACTGGTAAACATCTGTTCAAATGTTGGAGGAAAACT contains:
- the LOC122028795 gene encoding uncharacterized protein LOC122028795 isoform X3, whose product is MQKERSWMYKKNLPERRGLTDEFIIGLKQFLDFASSKVEFMDGKKLRCPCRKCHNGKFLQSNQVEEHLCRFGFTPNYYNWTCHGEPFISYEDYGRNTQVSVNGDQSYNYEQLNPYHRMVIDVADQNFIPESSIASSSFPPTFEQMFTSYASPLEEVTPPAIDENANNAPYLQFQEVLSAANKPLWAGCTSHTKLSFTIKLLNIKAKHNVSEDCFNAIVQVFGEALPRDHIMPNDFCSMKKLMKDLGLPMERIDVSRDDCMLYWGDDEDANVVNSVIKLGTRAPRGEGEGLLRKMLTHGNSHRNRRRGRSRKRRETT
- the LOC122028795 gene encoding uncharacterized protein LOC122028795 isoform X4, with the protein product MQKERSWMYKKNLPERRGLTDEFIIGLKQFLDFASSKVEFMDGKKLRCPCRKCHNGKFLQSNQVEEHLCRFGFTPNYYNWTCHGEPFISYEDYGRNTQVSVNGDQSYNYEQLNPYHRMVIDVADQNFIPESSIASSSFPPTFEQMFTSYASPLEEVTPPAIDENANNAPYLQFQEVLSAANKPLWAGCTSHTKLSFTIKLLNIKAKHNVSEDCFNAIVQVFGEALPRDHIMPNDFCSMKKLMKDLGLPMERIDVSRDDCMLYWGDDEDANVVNSVIKLGTRAPRGEGEGLLRKMLTHGNSHRNSSIYQWGLFLAS
- the LOC122028795 gene encoding uncharacterized protein LOC122028795 isoform X1, with translation MQKERSWMYKKNLPERRGLTDEFIIGLKQFLDFASSKVEFMDGKKLRCPCRKCHNGKFLQSNQVEEHLCRFGFTPNYYNWTCHGEPFISYEDYGRNTQVSVNGDQSYNYEQLNPYHRMVIDVADQNFIPESSIASSSFPPTFEQMFTSYASPLEEVTPPAIDENANNAPYLQFQEVLSAANKPLWAGCTSHTKLSFTIKLLNIKAKHNVSEDCFNAIVQVFGEALPRDHIMPNDFCSMKKLMKDLGLPMERIDVSRDDCMLYWGDDEDANVVNSVIKLGTRAPRGEGEGEGLLRKMLTHGNSHRNRRRGRSRKRRETT
- the LOC122028795 gene encoding uncharacterized protein LOC122028795 isoform X2, which gives rise to MQKERSWMYKKNLPERRGLTDEFIIGLKQFLDFASSKVEFMDGKKLRCPCRKCHNGKFLQSNQVEEHLCRFGFTPNYYNWTCHGEPFISYEDYGRNTQVSVNGDQSYNYEQLNPYHRMVIDVADQNFIPESSIASSSFPPTFEQMFTSYASPLEEVTPPAIDENANNAPYLQFQEVLSAANKPLWAGCTSHTKLSFTIKLLNIKAKHNVSEDCFNAIVQVFGEALPRDHIMPNDFCSMKKLMKDLGLPMERIDVSRDDCMLYWGDDEDANVVNSVIKLGTRAPRGEGEGEGLLRKMLTHGNSHRNSSIYQWGLFLAS